One window of Akkermansia biwaensis genomic DNA carries:
- the der gene encoding ribosome biogenesis GTPase Der, whose translation MARMQHVPTIAIVGRPNVGKSAIFNRMAGRRIAIVHDEPGVTRDRISAPCKITDHACKLMDTGGIGARLSDGFAEQVAAEADIAMKTADLILFVLDSRDHLTPIDQSIADHLRKSEVPVMLLLNKADHEKQDLNLGEFSGLGFNDYIFLSAAHGRGFSELASRLDSFLKQAGAPLKEEMEETPVEDAETAPPIKVAVVGRPNAGKSSLVNAILQDRRTIVSDVAGTTRDAIDIPYLHDGQPYVLIDTAGMRPRSRRDTSVEVFSAMRSEKAIRRADICLLVIDIAAGITQQDRRIAGIIAEEGKPCIIIVNKFDLFHPNAPRKERMAEVEEQVRRELFFINYAPFITTSAKKSEGIEIIFKVITRIRRESAALPTTGQLNRLIQLAQQMNPPGTSSGSAKRLKIYYVTTAVDPKYSTIPVPRYVLFVNDKNLLTDSYSQYLRNKIRENYPAPGIPVIFSARSRVRND comes from the coding sequence ATGGCGCGCATGCAGCACGTCCCCACCATTGCGATCGTAGGCAGGCCCAACGTCGGGAAATCCGCCATATTCAACAGAATGGCGGGCAGGCGCATTGCCATCGTGCATGATGAACCGGGCGTCACCCGCGACCGCATCAGCGCACCCTGCAAAATCACGGACCATGCCTGCAAGCTCATGGACACCGGCGGCATCGGAGCCCGGCTGAGCGATGGCTTTGCGGAACAGGTAGCCGCAGAGGCGGACATAGCCATGAAAACGGCGGACCTGATCCTCTTCGTCCTAGACAGCCGGGACCACCTCACCCCTATTGACCAGAGCATCGCGGACCATCTCCGCAAATCGGAAGTACCGGTCATGCTGCTTCTCAACAAGGCTGACCACGAAAAACAGGACCTCAACCTGGGTGAATTCTCCGGACTCGGTTTTAATGACTACATCTTCCTCTCCGCCGCCCATGGCCGGGGCTTCTCGGAACTGGCCTCCAGACTGGACTCCTTCCTCAAGCAGGCAGGCGCGCCCCTGAAAGAAGAAATGGAGGAAACTCCGGTGGAAGACGCGGAAACGGCCCCTCCCATCAAGGTGGCCGTCGTAGGCCGTCCCAATGCGGGCAAATCCTCCCTGGTCAACGCCATCCTTCAGGACAGGCGCACCATCGTCTCCGACGTAGCGGGAACCACCCGCGACGCCATTGACATTCCCTACCTCCACGACGGCCAGCCCTACGTCCTGATTGACACGGCCGGAATGCGCCCGCGCTCCCGGCGGGACACATCCGTGGAAGTATTCTCCGCCATGCGCAGTGAAAAAGCCATCCGCCGGGCGGATATCTGCCTGCTGGTCATCGACATCGCGGCGGGCATCACGCAGCAGGACCGCCGCATCGCCGGTATCATCGCGGAGGAAGGAAAACCCTGCATCATCATCGTCAACAAATTCGACCTCTTCCACCCCAACGCCCCGCGCAAGGAGCGCATGGCGGAAGTAGAGGAACAAGTACGCAGGGAGCTCTTCTTCATCAACTACGCGCCATTCATCACCACCTCCGCGAAAAAATCGGAAGGCATTGAAATCATCTTCAAGGTCATCACGCGCATCCGCCGGGAATCCGCGGCGCTCCCCACCACGGGACAGCTCAACCGCCTCATCCAGCTCGCCCAGCAGATGAACCCGCCCGGCACCTCCAGCGGCTCTGCCAAGCGGCTTAAAATCTACTATGTCACCACGGCCGTGGACCCCAAATACAGCACCATTCCGGTACCGCGCTACGTCCTCTTCGTCAATGACAAAAACCTGCTTACGGACAGCTATTCCCAATACCTGCGCAACAAAATCCGGGAAAACTACCCGGCCCCCGGCATTCCGGTCATC